The Sphingomonas alpina genome has a segment encoding these proteins:
- a CDS encoding MFS transporter, whose product MASQAHAAAARAHRLPLRQKLGFAAGGLVDGTALHPLNIFLLFYLTSVAGMAPGLAGAAIAAGLVVDAVADPLIGSVSDHCRSRLGRRLPFMLGSLLPIALSLILLFSLPSSLAGVGLFAWVAFLSVALRVSVSLFLLPVTALGAELTDDYRERSTLMTLRWFFFMSGGIAGLLLGFGLFFAGPQGLMARGQYTPFAIALSLIIIGGGLVACWTALTTRGREHPPTAEAHSGAAFFRELAECLRNPSFRIVLTTNILFFVGFGVNSVLGIHANTLFWGLTGGQTQAVTMALFFGLFLGAPLGGLLLSRLEKRTVLALGISVLLACQSAPVLLRLAGLFPFEGATLATALTLFALMMGMFMGAAGIAMNAMGPDVADQHDVLFGTRREGLFAAGNAFANKAASAGGTLVAGLLLGFIALPKGSHLSAGDVPERSLHLLGLVYGPGAALFSLLAVITILQYRIDRAAHARNIAVLNDRRLALDAAA is encoded by the coding sequence ATGGCCAGCCAAGCCCATGCAGCGGCGGCGCGCGCGCACCGCTTGCCGCTCAGGCAAAAGCTCGGTTTTGCCGCCGGTGGTCTGGTCGACGGCACGGCGCTGCACCCGCTCAACATCTTCCTGCTCTTCTATCTGACCAGCGTTGCGGGGATGGCCCCCGGCCTGGCCGGCGCGGCGATTGCAGCGGGCCTGGTCGTGGATGCCGTCGCCGACCCGCTCATCGGCTCGGTGTCGGATCATTGCCGGTCCAGGCTCGGCCGGCGGCTTCCCTTCATGCTCGGCTCGCTGCTGCCGATCGCGCTCAGCCTGATCTTGCTCTTCTCGCTGCCATCCTCGCTCGCCGGCGTTGGCCTGTTCGCCTGGGTTGCGTTCCTGTCGGTGGCGTTGCGCGTGTCCGTATCACTGTTCCTGCTGCCGGTGACCGCGCTCGGCGCCGAGCTCACCGACGATTATCGCGAGCGCTCCACACTGATGACGCTGCGCTGGTTCTTCTTCATGTCGGGCGGCATCGCCGGCCTGCTGCTCGGCTTCGGCCTGTTCTTTGCCGGGCCTCAAGGCCTGATGGCGCGCGGCCAGTACACGCCGTTCGCGATCGCGCTGTCGCTGATCATCATCGGCGGCGGGCTGGTGGCGTGCTGGACGGCGCTGACGACGCGGGGACGGGAGCATCCACCGACCGCCGAGGCGCATTCCGGCGCGGCTTTTTTCCGGGAACTCGCCGAGTGCCTGCGCAACCCGTCGTTCCGCATCGTGCTGACGACCAATATACTCTTCTTCGTCGGTTTCGGGGTCAACAGCGTGCTCGGGATCCACGCCAATACCCTGTTCTGGGGGCTGACCGGCGGACAGACCCAGGCCGTTACCATGGCGCTGTTCTTCGGCCTGTTCCTTGGCGCGCCGCTGGGCGGCCTGCTGCTCTCCCGGCTGGAGAAGCGCACCGTGCTGGCGCTGGGCATTTCGGTGCTGCTGGCGTGCCAGTCCGCCCCGGTGCTGCTGCGGCTGGCCGGGCTGTTCCCGTTCGAGGGCGCCACGCTCGCGACCGCCCTGACATTGTTCGCGCTGATGATGGGCATGTTCATGGGCGCGGCCGGGATCGCGATGAACGCGATGGGACCGGACGTGGCCGACCAGCATGACGTATTGTTCGGCACCCGGCGCGAAGGCCTGTTCGCGGCGGGCAATGCCTTTGCCAACAAAGCCGCATCGGCGGGCGGAACGCTGGTCGCGGGCCTGCTGCTCGGTTTCATCGCCTTGCCGAAGGGCAGTCATTTGAGTGCGGGCGATGTGCCGGAGCGCAGCCTGCACCTGCTCGGCCTGGTCTATGGCCCCGGCGCCGCGCTGTTTTCGCTGCTGGCGGTGATCACGATCCTGCAATACCGCATCGACCGCGCGGCGCATGCCCGCAACATCGCCGTGCTGAACGACCGGCGACTGGCCCTGGACGCGGCGGCTTGA
- the drt3a gene encoding antiviral reverse transcriptase Drt3a translates to MEIPPIPIVFYLIQALVHAKTSVGRGWDQMFESIFSVRRLLRLVRSGDSRRFGLELEADGEAIIAQIAADAALRLVPMAAFITAKVKRKDCVAYNAYPENIVLRAVANYVSRRFRVVATSRDRIIRGVIEAMFDQTPIYVIRRDLASFYETVPLEPVRNRLLYDTAIPRSVRHYLREFYEHHCGVNIIGLPRGVGLTTVLVELAMQPFDEAIRAIPGVYRYFRYSDDMLILTYKDPGEVKERVDAALKKLPGMAFNKAKSDEYAFAGDTTSPPDPLRPSTANFDFLGYRFTAEQRINRDRPRKIWVSIADKKTRLMKTRVYLSLKTFLKDGDGNMLIDRLRVLTGNYRINRRGVNFIRRSRYIYAGIYYNYWRCGEYINGIHCPAAPESLRDVDRFLHGHMKTHGGKFRVAISGLPLPQRRRLDGLSFERGFEGRRMVRVPFQRFSKLKAIWRNA, encoded by the coding sequence TTGGAAATCCCGCCCATTCCGATTGTCTTTTACTTGATCCAGGCCCTGGTTCACGCAAAGACTTCAGTGGGAAGGGGCTGGGATCAAATGTTCGAAAGCATTTTTTCGGTAAGACGCTTGCTGCGTCTCGTGCGATCAGGCGACAGCCGACGTTTCGGCCTAGAGCTGGAAGCCGATGGCGAGGCAATCATAGCGCAGATTGCCGCCGACGCAGCCTTGCGGCTGGTCCCGATGGCCGCATTCATCACCGCAAAGGTCAAGCGCAAAGACTGCGTTGCCTATAACGCCTACCCAGAGAATATCGTGCTTCGCGCGGTCGCAAACTACGTTTCGCGTCGGTTTCGCGTCGTAGCCACGAGCCGCGATCGTATCATACGTGGCGTAATCGAGGCGATGTTCGATCAGACGCCGATCTACGTGATCCGTCGCGACCTTGCCTCTTTCTATGAGACCGTGCCGCTTGAGCCGGTGAGAAACCGGCTGCTCTACGACACGGCCATTCCGCGGTCCGTGCGGCATTACCTGCGTGAGTTTTACGAGCACCACTGTGGAGTGAACATTATCGGTCTTCCGCGAGGTGTGGGGCTAACTACCGTGCTGGTTGAGCTAGCGATGCAGCCGTTTGACGAGGCGATCCGTGCAATACCAGGCGTATATCGATACTTCCGCTACTCAGATGATATGCTCATTTTGACTTACAAGGATCCGGGAGAGGTAAAAGAGCGCGTTGACGCTGCTCTGAAGAAGCTACCAGGTATGGCTTTTAATAAGGCTAAATCCGATGAATATGCGTTCGCGGGAGACACTACCAGCCCGCCAGACCCGCTTCGCCCCTCGACCGCCAATTTTGATTTCCTCGGCTATCGGTTCACCGCCGAGCAACGGATCAATCGAGATCGCCCACGCAAGATTTGGGTCTCGATTGCGGATAAGAAAACTAGGCTGATGAAAACACGAGTATATCTATCACTCAAAACGTTTCTGAAGGATGGCGACGGCAATATGCTAATCGACCGTCTGCGCGTTTTGACCGGTAACTATCGTATTAATCGTCGAGGCGTTAATTTTATTCGCAGATCCCGTTATATTTATGCGGGAATATACTATAACTATTGGCGGTGTGGTGAATACATCAATGGGATTCACTGTCCTGCCGCACCCGAAAGTTTACGAGACGTTGATAGGTTCTTGCATGGACATATGAAGACGCACGGCGGAAAATTCAGAGTCGCCATAAGTGGGCTGCCGCTTCCTCAACGCCGAAGGCTCGACGGGTTATCGTTCGAACGAGGCTTCGAAGGTCGGCGGATGGTCCGGGTACCGTTTCAGCGCTTCTCCAAACTGAAAGCGATTTGGCGCAATGCCTGA
- the drt3b gene encoding antiviral reverse transcriptase Drt3b, protein MLTDTLPYEVPVIFSNDKLHAALSATMPPQIERLWKKMREGKKAYTIPYNYEIAKDDNRTTVLSVIHPRIQEEMAEFYEAHNSSLLSHCSNGHISLRRPVSLASPYISSETVDEEGKLRLGVAQLLVNEKQPDVSHIPSYFAYGRYNLLGKFIGSREFIRLEGRYLRYRTLDVSKCFYNIYSHTINWAVKEKIVAKEFKSAYTFEAQFDKLMQLSNYNETNGIVVGPEFSRIFAEIILQRIDNNIVEDLKTEGLRLNVDYNVHRYVDDYFVFSNTTDTLDIVENEIRKQLEFYKLYVNDKKVDTFVRPFVSKLSLARQEVGSLLRNIRTTLHDLRKAEEPAEARRHHRHLKALMAEIRLVVSKYEIAFANISGWVMSRLKRLSRVAMHSMKGELPDGMHPLIGDVVVTILEQAFYVCAIDVRVRSTYSIAQFCLSLREGAQLFSEEQQDLISHIIMDQCLAILRSFQAREGEKFGYKDSVEVFNLLIVGSLFVGAEFLRSSDIQDILKAFYQNGSISYFAFITLKFCYLKDQLRFAPDLAALNALVETRITSPDVDFLRDTEDFLLLNDWISSPDLTPQTKRDVLNRIFGAEVFGQAATQELENWAGFVDWSGLSVYHLLAKKELRPVYSWG, encoded by the coding sequence TTGCTGACCGATACCCTTCCGTATGAAGTGCCGGTCATCTTCTCGAATGATAAGCTTCACGCAGCGTTATCGGCCACTATGCCGCCGCAAATCGAGAGGCTTTGGAAAAAAATGCGGGAGGGGAAGAAAGCCTACACAATCCCCTACAATTACGAGATTGCAAAGGATGATAATCGCACGACCGTTCTGAGCGTGATTCATCCAAGAATTCAGGAAGAAATGGCCGAATTCTATGAGGCCCACAATTCCAGCCTTCTTAGCCACTGCTCGAACGGACACATATCCCTCCGACGACCAGTAAGTCTTGCATCGCCCTACATATCTAGCGAAACAGTTGATGAAGAAGGTAAATTACGCCTAGGCGTCGCTCAACTTCTTGTAAATGAGAAGCAGCCAGATGTTTCTCACATTCCTTCGTATTTTGCATATGGAAGATATAATCTACTAGGAAAGTTCATTGGCTCGCGCGAATTTATTAGACTTGAGGGTCGATATCTACGATATCGCACGCTGGATGTTTCTAAGTGTTTTTACAATATATACTCTCATACGATTAATTGGGCAGTCAAGGAGAAGATAGTAGCGAAAGAGTTCAAGTCAGCTTACACATTCGAGGCGCAATTTGACAAACTGATGCAACTCTCAAACTACAACGAAACTAACGGTATTGTTGTTGGCCCAGAATTTTCTCGTATTTTCGCCGAGATCATTCTTCAAAGAATTGACAATAATATTGTTGAGGACCTCAAGACTGAGGGACTACGGCTCAATGTTGATTACAACGTACATCGCTACGTAGATGACTATTTCGTGTTTTCTAATACAACCGATACCTTGGATATCGTCGAAAACGAAATCCGGAAGCAGCTAGAGTTTTATAAACTCTACGTAAACGACAAGAAGGTTGATACGTTCGTTCGCCCTTTCGTCTCGAAGCTATCCCTCGCCCGACAGGAAGTTGGGTCGTTGCTGCGCAACATTCGGACAACTTTGCACGACTTGCGTAAGGCAGAGGAACCCGCAGAGGCGCGTCGGCATCACCGGCACCTCAAGGCGTTGATGGCCGAAATCCGCCTCGTCGTTTCCAAGTACGAGATCGCCTTTGCTAACATCAGTGGCTGGGTCATGTCTCGCCTGAAAAGACTAAGCCGCGTCGCCATGCATTCCATGAAGGGCGAGCTTCCAGACGGAATGCACCCACTGATCGGTGATGTCGTCGTCACGATTTTGGAACAGGCCTTTTACGTCTGTGCGATCGATGTCCGCGTTCGGTCCACCTATTCAATAGCTCAATTCTGTCTTTCACTCCGAGAAGGTGCGCAACTCTTTTCGGAAGAGCAGCAAGATTTGATCTCGCATATCATAATGGACCAGTGCTTAGCGATCCTACGTTCGTTTCAAGCTCGGGAAGGAGAAAAGTTCGGCTACAAGGACTCGGTAGAAGTCTTTAATCTACTGATAGTGGGATCGCTGTTTGTTGGTGCCGAATTCCTTCGCTCCAGTGACATCCAAGATATTCTCAAGGCCTTTTATCAGAACGGATCGATCTCTTACTTTGCGTTTATCACACTCAAATTTTGCTATCTGAAAGACCAGCTCCGGTTCGCCCCTGATTTGGCCGCGCTGAACGCTCTCGTCGAGACGAGGATAACAAGCCCCGACGTTGATTTTTTACGGGATACCGAAGACTTTTTGCTTCTGAACGATTGGATATCGTCGCCCGATCTGACTCCCCAAACGAAGCGCGATGTCCTCAACAGGATTTTTGGTGCTGAGGTTTTTGGCCAAGCCGCGACGCAGGAACTTGAGAACTGGGCAGGTTTCGTGGATTGGTCGGGCCTAAGCGTCTATCACCTGCTGGCGAAAAAAGAGTTGCGACCGGTATATTCTTGGGGTTAG
- a CDS encoding TraB/GumN family protein, whose amino-acid sequence MALLLAAGTAVVMAPHPALAQQATAPADVSDDIVVTARRSGAPMWTIDTSAGVVILVGEIAEVPKATPWQPERLEAATGRAQRIILGTKAKISPGDIFRLIFKGGRLTKLPKGRVAADYLNPQQLRRLQALERRFDQDYSRQNFLMAAFDLLSKRLAFNRDTADDASDIVRKAARHAKIPAQPVGEVRGEDMLDNLFGAAAETHIPCLEAAMTATEAGAGIVTERGRAWTRLDVPAVMANPLEEALGRCWPWTNDGFGHALRQQWVDAIRDATVKPGVTLAVVPLRVLAERDGVLDQLEKRGLEINGPAWRE is encoded by the coding sequence ATGGCCCTCCTGCTGGCCGCCGGGACGGCGGTCGTCATGGCGCCGCACCCGGCCTTGGCGCAGCAGGCGACGGCGCCGGCCGATGTCAGTGACGATATCGTGGTGACGGCGCGCCGCTCGGGTGCGCCGATGTGGACGATCGACACATCTGCCGGGGTCGTTATCCTTGTCGGTGAGATCGCTGAAGTCCCAAAGGCGACGCCGTGGCAGCCGGAGCGGCTGGAAGCCGCGACCGGGCGGGCGCAGCGTATCATCCTCGGTACCAAGGCGAAGATATCGCCCGGCGATATCTTCCGGCTCATTTTCAAGGGCGGCCGGCTCACCAAGCTTCCCAAGGGGCGCGTCGCGGCGGACTATCTCAACCCGCAGCAATTGCGCAGGCTGCAGGCGCTCGAGCGCCGCTTCGATCAGGATTACTCGCGGCAGAATTTCCTGATGGCGGCATTCGACCTGCTGTCGAAGCGCCTCGCATTCAATCGCGATACGGCCGATGACGCCTCCGATATCGTCCGCAAGGCTGCCCGTCATGCGAAGATACCCGCCCAGCCGGTCGGCGAAGTGCGTGGCGAGGACATGCTCGACAATCTCTTCGGCGCGGCCGCCGAGACCCATATCCCCTGTCTCGAGGCCGCGATGACCGCGACGGAGGCGGGAGCCGGGATCGTGACCGAGCGCGGCCGGGCCTGGACCAGGCTCGACGTGCCGGCGGTGATGGCCAATCCGCTTGAGGAAGCGCTCGGACGCTGCTGGCCCTGGACCAACGACGGCTTCGGTCACGCCCTGCGCCAGCAATGGGTCGACGCCATCCGCGACGCCACGGTGAAACCCGGCGTCACGCTCGCGGTCGTGCCGCTCAGGGTCCTTGCCGAACGCGATGGGGTACTCGACCAGCTCGAAAAGCGCGGTCTTGAGATCAACGGACCGGCATGGCGGGAATGA
- a CDS encoding nuclear transport factor 2 family protein gives MNDGAIRAALDRHWRAADADDFTAEHEIYHADAVLEYPQSGERLRSRERIEESRRVQPNAKRFTIRRIIGGGDLWITEFILTYDGAPSFVVSIMEFRDGLVARETQYFSDRFDPGPSRAHLVEPIGEIPSS, from the coding sequence ATGAACGATGGAGCCATACGGGCCGCGCTGGATCGCCATTGGCGTGCCGCGGACGCCGACGATTTCACCGCCGAGCATGAAATCTATCATGCGGATGCCGTGCTCGAGTATCCGCAGTCGGGCGAAAGGCTCCGCAGCCGCGAAAGGATCGAGGAGAGCCGGCGCGTTCAGCCGAACGCGAAGCGCTTTACGATCCGGCGCATCATTGGCGGCGGCGACCTGTGGATCACCGAATTCATCCTCACCTATGACGGCGCACCATCTTTCGTGGTGAGCATCATGGAGTTCCGCGACGGGCTGGTCGCCAGGGAGACGCAATATTTCTCCGATCGGTTTGACCCCGGCCCCTCCCGTGCGCACCTTGTCGAACCCATCGGCGAAATCCCATCCTCCTGA
- a CDS encoding LLM class flavin-dependent oxidoreductase encodes MKKIGFLSFGHWSASPQSATRSASDVLLQSIDLAVAAEELGADGAYFRVHHFAQQLASPFPLLAAVGAKTKRIEIGTGVIDMRYENPFYMIEDASSADLISGGRLQLGISRGSPEQVIDGWRHFGFAPAEGESEADMGRRHAEVFLDLLKGDGFAQPNPNPMFPNPPGLLRLEPHSAGFRDRIWWGSASNATAIWAAQMGMNLQSSTLKADETGEPFHVQQAKQIRAYRAAWKEAGHARQPRVSVSRSIFALMDDRDRAYFGRGDSSDQVGIIDQMRAVFGRSYAAEPDRLIEELRADEAIAEADTLLLTVPNQLGVDYNAHVIDAILTHVAPALGWR; translated from the coding sequence ATGAAGAAAATCGGCTTTCTCTCGTTCGGGCACTGGTCCGCATCGCCCCAGTCGGCGACGCGTTCCGCGAGCGACGTGCTCCTGCAATCGATCGACCTTGCCGTCGCAGCCGAGGAGCTTGGCGCGGACGGGGCCTATTTCCGCGTCCATCACTTCGCGCAGCAACTCGCATCGCCTTTCCCGTTGCTGGCGGCCGTGGGCGCGAAGACGAAGCGCATCGAGATCGGCACCGGCGTGATCGACATGCGCTACGAGAATCCCTTCTACATGATCGAGGATGCGAGTTCGGCCGATCTGATCAGCGGCGGGCGGCTGCAATTGGGGATCAGCCGCGGCTCGCCCGAGCAAGTGATCGATGGCTGGCGGCACTTCGGCTTCGCGCCGGCCGAAGGCGAGAGCGAGGCGGATATGGGACGCCGCCATGCGGAAGTGTTCCTCGACCTGCTCAAAGGGGACGGTTTTGCGCAGCCCAATCCGAATCCGATGTTCCCCAACCCGCCCGGATTGCTGCGGCTCGAGCCGCATTCGGCGGGGTTTCGCGACCGCATCTGGTGGGGCTCGGCGTCGAACGCCACCGCGATATGGGCGGCGCAGATGGGCATGAACCTGCAAAGCTCGACGCTCAAGGCGGACGAGACGGGTGAGCCGTTCCACGTTCAGCAGGCCAAGCAGATCCGGGCCTATCGCGCGGCGTGGAAGGAAGCCGGCCATGCGCGCCAGCCGCGCGTATCGGTCTCGCGCTCGATCTTTGCCCTGATGGACGATCGCGACCGCGCCTATTTCGGGCGCGGCGACAGCAGCGATCAGGTCGGCATCATCGACCAGATGCGCGCCGTGTTCGGCCGGTCCTACGCCGCCGAGCCCGACCGCCTGATCGAGGAGCTGAGGGCGGATGAAGCGATCGCGGAAGCGGATACGCTGCTGCTCACCGTCCCGAACCAGCTCGGGGTCGACTATAACGCGCATGTGATCGATGCCATATTGACTCATGTGGCACCGGCGCTCGGCTGGCGCTGA
- a CDS encoding helix-turn-helix domain-containing protein — protein sequence MSDFGSPQIGPALQHSRKKAGMTLDVLAHASGVSRSMLSQIERGQTNPTVATVWALAQALKIDVSELMGGARPERRPHIEVASPSFTPEIRTEDGACVLRILSPADRADSLEWYEIRFAVGGKLTSAPHAHGTREHLTVLDGELRVTLEGAEQIVGIGATARYPADISHEISNMGPDPARALLVVIG from the coding sequence ATGTCAGATTTTGGTTCTCCGCAAATTGGCCCGGCGCTTCAGCACAGCCGCAAAAAGGCCGGCATGACGCTCGACGTGCTGGCGCATGCGTCGGGCGTGTCGCGGTCGATGCTGTCGCAGATCGAGCGTGGCCAGACCAACCCGACGGTGGCGACCGTATGGGCGCTGGCCCAGGCGCTGAAGATCGATGTATCGGAGCTGATGGGCGGCGCGCGGCCGGAGCGGCGCCCGCACATCGAAGTGGCCTCACCCTCATTTACCCCCGAGATCCGGACCGAAGACGGAGCCTGTGTCCTGAGAATCCTGAGCCCGGCAGACCGGGCGGACAGTCTCGAATGGTATGAGATACGATTTGCCGTCGGCGGCAAGCTGACATCGGCGCCGCATGCGCATGGCACGCGCGAGCACCTCACCGTGCTGGACGGCGAGTTGCGCGTGACCCTTGAAGGCGCCGAGCAAATCGTCGGAATCGGCGCCACGGCGCGCTATCCTGCCGATATATCGCATGAAATCAGCAATATGGGACCGGATCCGGCGCGCGCGTTGCTTGTCGTGATTGGGTAG
- a CDS encoding glycine C-acetyltransferase, with amino-acid sequence MDQPFYDRISDSLRGIEADGLLKAERVLAGPQQAMVSVRGQHVLNLCANNYLGLAADPRVVTASVEATNRWGAGLASVRFICGTQEIHKTLEATTADYLGFEDSILFAAAFDANGAVFEPLLGAEDAIVSDSLNHASLIDGIRLSKARRYRFANNDMADLDRVLAQARAEGARTILIATDGVFSMDGTIADLGAIADLAEQHGALTLVDDCHATGLLGPGGRGSLAYRGVEGRIDILTGTFGKALSGSMGGFVAARRPVIDLLRQRARPYLFSNALAPGICGAALAAIEIARGTEGDALRERLERNTHRFRAGLAALGFDLLPGEHPIVPVMLYDAPKAKRMAEELLALGIYVTAFSFPVVPRGLARIRTQMSAHFTDDQIDHAVNAFAQAGRKLEIIQ; translated from the coding sequence ATGGATCAGCCATTCTACGACCGCATCAGCGACTCGCTGCGGGGCATCGAAGCCGACGGGCTGCTGAAAGCGGAACGCGTGCTGGCGGGCCCGCAACAGGCCATGGTCTCGGTGCGGGGCCAGCATGTCCTCAATCTCTGCGCCAATAATTATCTCGGGCTGGCGGCCGATCCCCGGGTGGTCACGGCGTCGGTGGAGGCAACCAATCGCTGGGGTGCCGGCCTCGCCTCGGTCCGGTTCATCTGCGGCACGCAGGAGATCCACAAGACGCTGGAAGCGACGACCGCCGACTATCTGGGATTTGAGGATTCGATCCTGTTCGCCGCCGCGTTCGACGCCAATGGCGCGGTGTTCGAGCCGCTGCTCGGCGCGGAAGACGCGATCGTCTCCGACAGCCTCAATCATGCCTCGCTGATCGACGGCATCCGCCTGTCCAAAGCGCGGCGCTATCGCTTTGCAAACAACGACATGGCGGATCTCGATCGCGTGCTGGCGCAGGCCAGGGCGGAGGGTGCCCGTACGATCCTGATCGCCACGGATGGAGTCTTTTCGATGGACGGAACGATCGCCGACCTTGGTGCGATCGCCGACCTGGCCGAACAGCATGGCGCCCTCACTTTGGTCGATGACTGTCACGCCACCGGGCTGCTGGGACCGGGTGGGCGGGGTAGCCTGGCCTATCGCGGTGTCGAAGGGCGGATCGACATTCTCACCGGCACGTTCGGCAAGGCGCTGAGCGGATCGATGGGCGGATTCGTCGCCGCACGCCGCCCGGTGATCGACCTGTTGCGGCAGCGCGCGCGCCCCTATCTCTTCTCCAATGCGCTGGCGCCGGGGATTTGCGGCGCGGCGCTGGCCGCGATCGAGATTGCGCGCGGGACCGAGGGCGATGCGCTGCGCGAACGGCTCGAGCGCAACACGCATCGCTTCCGTGCGGGGCTTGCCGCGCTGGGTTTCGACTTGCTGCCCGGCGAACACCCGATCGTGCCGGTCATGCTGTACGACGCGCCCAAGGCCAAGCGCATGGCGGAGGAGCTGCTGGCGCTGGGCATCTATGTCACCGCCTTTTCCTTCCCGGTCGTGCCGCGCGGCCTGGCGCGCATCCGCACGCAGATGTCGGCCCATTTCACCGACGATCAGATCGATCACGCCGTCAATGCCTTTGCCCAGGCGGGCCGCAAGCTGGAGATCATTCAATGA
- the tdh gene encoding L-threonine 3-dehydrogenase, giving the protein MNTAVLARPETTVKTMRGLAKLEAKEGVWATRAPIPAPGPDDVLIKIARTAICGTDVHIHAWDEWAARTVPVPMIFGHEFSGEIVEIGAAVTRDLRIGQRVSGEGHIIDINCAASRAGKFHLDPGTQGIGVNRQGAFAEYLSLPAFNVVPLPEDVSLDVGAILDPFGNAVHTAQQFDLLGEDVLVTGAGPIGIMAAAVARRAGARSVVLTDVNDYRLDLATRLADVRPVNVGREDLRDVMHEQGVPEGFGVVLEMSGVESAIRQAVAHVAMGGNIAMLGLPSRDMQVSWSDIILKAVTVRGVYGREMFETWRKMFGLIRGGLDLEPLITHRLAVDDFAAGFDLMRKGLSGKVVLDWSHASG; this is encoded by the coding sequence ATGAACACCGCCGTTCTCGCTCGCCCTGAAACGACCGTGAAGACGATGAGAGGTCTCGCCAAACTGGAGGCGAAGGAAGGCGTGTGGGCAACGCGCGCGCCGATCCCGGCGCCCGGTCCCGACGATGTGCTGATCAAGATCGCGCGGACCGCGATCTGCGGCACCGACGTCCATATCCATGCCTGGGACGAATGGGCGGCGCGCACCGTGCCGGTGCCGATGATCTTCGGCCATGAATTTTCCGGCGAGATCGTCGAGATCGGCGCGGCGGTCACGCGCGATCTGCGCATCGGCCAGCGCGTCTCCGGCGAAGGTCACATCATCGACATCAATTGCGCCGCGTCGCGCGCGGGCAAGTTCCATCTCGATCCCGGCACTCAGGGCATCGGCGTGAACCGCCAGGGCGCCTTTGCCGAATATCTCAGCCTGCCGGCGTTCAATGTCGTACCGTTGCCGGAGGATGTCTCGCTCGATGTCGGCGCGATCCTCGATCCGTTCGGCAATGCGGTGCATACTGCGCAGCAATTCGACCTGCTCGGCGAAGATGTGCTCGTCACCGGCGCCGGACCGATCGGGATCATGGCCGCCGCAGTCGCCCGCCGGGCGGGCGCGCGATCCGTGGTGCTGACCGACGTCAACGATTATCGCCTCGACCTGGCGACGCGGCTGGCCGACGTCCGGCCGGTCAATGTCGGACGCGAGGATTTGCGCGATGTGATGCATGAACAGGGCGTGCCGGAGGGATTTGGTGTCGTGCTGGAAATGTCGGGCGTCGAAAGCGCGATCCGGCAGGCCGTCGCCCATGTGGCGATGGGCGGCAATATCGCCATGCTTGGGCTGCCCAGCCGCGACATGCAGGTCAGCTGGTCGGACATCATCCTGAAAGCGGTCACGGTGCGCGGCGTTTACGGACGCGAGATGTTCGAAACCTGGCGCAAGATGTTCGGCCTGATCCGAGGCGGCCTCGACCTTGAGCCACTGATCACGCATCGCCTGGCGGTCGATGACTTTGCTGCGGGATTCGACCTGATGCGCAAGGGCCTGTCGGGGAAGGTCGTGCTCGACTGGAGCCATGCGAGCGGCTGA
- a CDS encoding hemerythrin domain-containing protein, with the protein MTMLTRLLRDHDKLRAIGADLAVLVSSREPCDSEELMQKRCEMTRTVHRHLAYEERQLFRRLRDDPDPLSRRAANDCMAGIEQLHIAYKAHVAMWTAKEIAARWPDFQKAVKILIIGMRIRLDREERELFPLIAETEELGSPWLPGTRNWAGDGIAIQSVIKRPGTACAPAPSFTEQASAKISRQIS; encoded by the coding sequence ATGACGATGCTCACCAGATTGCTCCGAGATCATGACAAACTTCGTGCCATCGGCGCAGATCTGGCGGTGCTTGTTTCGAGCCGTGAGCCATGCGATTCGGAGGAGCTGATGCAGAAACGTTGCGAGATGACGCGAACGGTGCACCGGCATCTCGCCTATGAGGAACGGCAATTGTTCCGGCGCCTCAGGGATGATCCGGACCCGCTGTCGCGCAGGGCCGCAAACGATTGCATGGCGGGCATCGAGCAGCTCCATATCGCGTACAAGGCACATGTGGCGATGTGGACGGCCAAGGAGATAGCGGCACGCTGGCCGGATTTTCAGAAGGCCGTGAAGATACTGATCATCGGCATGCGAATAAGGCTGGACCGCGAAGAACGCGAACTGTTCCCCCTTATTGCCGAAACCGAGGAACTCGGGTCACCCTGGCTGCCGGGGACGCGCAACTGGGCTGGCGACGGGATTGCGATCCAGTCCGTCATAAAGCGCCCGGGCACCGCATGCGCTCCGGCTCCGTCCTTTACCGAACAGGCCTCCGCAAAGATATCGCGGCAGATATCATGA